One stretch of Asterias rubens chromosome 8, eAstRub1.3, whole genome shotgun sequence DNA includes these proteins:
- the LOC117293406 gene encoding translation factor Guf1, mitochondrial-like: MLLMAQHTLCLRHSNKFRRLLDLHRDKVTKSPSLAGLGQTPKSFYTSTSQRKSNSQSDGDMNLSDYPVENIRNFSIIAHVDHGKSTLADRLLELTGTISKTSDNKQVLDKLQVEKERGITVKAQTASMFYTYKGQKYLLNLIDTPGHVDFNYEVSRSLKACQGVLLLVDANQGVQAQTVANFYLAFESDLTIIPVLNKIDLKFADPESAANQIKTLFDISQEDILSISAKLGTGVDEILPAVIDRIPPPQSDPNLPLKALIFDSWYNQYRGAITSIAVIDGKLTKGDKITAAHSNKSYDVHDLGIMHPEQVSCTQLLAGQVGFMIAGMHNIKEARIGDTIYHQNKAVEPLPGFKAARPMVFAGLFPIDQSEYLGLRSAIDRLTLNDSSVSVNQDSSPALGQGWRLGFLGLLHMDVFNQRLEQEFNANVIVTVPSVPYKARLKDTKANRQLYGSNEEITVYNPSLFPDSQQVTEYMEPLVLGTIITPDEYISKVFTLCLNKRGEQVEYVYIDSRRVLLKYRLPLNEVVVDFFDQLKSISSGYASFDYEDCGYQTADLIKLSILLNGREVEELASIVHRDNARLAGKAICSKLSNTIPRQMYEVAIQAAVGSKIMARENIKALKKNVLAKCYGGDITRKMKLLRRQSEGKKRMKMFGNVEVPKEAFLSVLKR, encoded by the exons ATGTTACTGATGGCACAGCATACATTGTGCCTTCGTCACAGCAATAAATTTAGAAGATTATTGGATTTACATCGTGATAAAGTAaccaaatcgccatctttagcGGGACTCGGTCAAACTCCCAAATCGTTCTACACATCCACATCACAGAGGAAGTCAAACAGTCAATCAGATGGA GACATGAATTTGTCAGACTATCCGGTAGAGAACATTCGAAACTTCAGTATCATCGCACACGTTGACCATGGCAAAAGCACACTGGCCGACAGGCTTTTGGAGCTAACAG GGACCATATCCAAGACTTCAGATAACAAACAAGTGCTGGACAAGCTTCAAGTGGAAAAGGAACGAGGCATCACAGTCAAAGCTCAAACAGCCTCCATGTTCTACACCTACAAGGGACAGAAGTATCTACTCAATCTAATAGACACTCCG GGCCATGTCGACTTCAACTATGAGGTATCCCGATCTTTAAAAGCCTGTCAGGGGGTTCTACTCCTAGTTGATGCAAACCAAGGGGTTCAAGCACAGACAGTGGCAAACTTCTACCTAGCATTTGAGTCAGACCTCACCATTATCCCAGTTTTAAATAAG ATTGACTTGAAGTTTGCCGATCCAGAGTCAGCAGCCAATCAGATTAAGACGCTTTTTGATATCAGCCAAGAGGACATCTTGTCGATTTCAGCAAAGCTTGGAACGGGAGTTGATGAAATATTACCAGCGGTCATAGACAGAATACCACC ACCACAGAGCGACCCGAACCTACCACTCAAAGCACTGATCTTTGATTCTTGGTACAACCAATACAGAGGAGCCATTACAAGTATAGCAGTCATTGACGGCAAACTGACCAAGGGAGATAAAATCACAGCAGCTCACTCTAACAAGTCGTATGATGTACATGACTTAGGTATCATGCATCCTGAACAGGTCTCCTGCACTCAACT ACTCGCAGGCCAGGTTGGGTTCATGATTGCTGGTATGCATAACATCAAAGAAGCTCGGATTGGCGACACCATTTACCACCAGAACAAAGCCGTCGAACCTCTGCCTGGATTTAAAGCCGCCAGACCCATG GTGTTTGCAGGGCTGTTTCCCATCGACCAGTCTGAATACCTCGGTCTGAGATCAGCAATCGATAGACTGACATTGAATGACAGTAGTGTGTCAGTCAATCAGGACAGCAG CCCAGCGTTGGGCCAGGGTTGGCGCCTTGGCTTTCTTGGTCTTCTCCACATGGATGTATTCAACCAGAGACTAGAGCAGGAATTCAATGCAAACGTCATCGTCACCGTGCCTAGCGTACCCTACAAGGCACGCTTGAAGGATACTAAAGCAAACAGGCAGCTGTACGGGAGCAATGAGGAGATAACTGTTTACAACCCGTCACTG TTCCCAGATTCACAGCAAGTCACAGAGTACATGGAGCCATTAGTTCTAGGGACCATTATCACACCAGATGAATACATCAGCAAAGTCTTCACACTATGCTTG AACAAGAGAGGAGAGCAAGTGGAGTACGTGTACATTGACAGCAGACGAGTACTTCTCAAGTATAGACTACCCTTGAACGAGGTCGTAGTGGATTTCTTTGACCAACTCAAATCTATCTCTTCTGGGTATGCAAG TTTTGATTATGAAGATTGTGGCTACCAGACGGCAGATCTGATCAAGCTAAGCATCCTCCTGAATGGCAGAGAGGTAGAGGAGCTAGCCAGTATCGTCCATCGAGACAACGCCAGACTAGCTGGGAAAGCCATCTGTTCTAAACTCAGCAATACGATACCAAGACAGATGTATGAAGTAGCAATACAGGCTGCTGTAGGAAGCAAGATCATGGCAAGGGAGAATATCAAAGCGTTGAAAAAGAACGTCTTAGCAAAATGT TATGGAGGAGACATCACAAGAAAGATGAAACTATTGAGGAGGCAGTCAGAAGGCAAGAAGAGGATGAAGATGTTTGGCAATGTGGAGGTGCCTAAAGAAGCGTTTCTGTCAGTTCTCAAGAGGTGA